The following are from one region of the Ignavibacteriales bacterium genome:
- the cimA gene encoding citramalate synthase, giving the protein MQQIYLYDTTLRDGTQGEEISFSAEDKIKIAKRLDVFGVSYIEGGWPGSNPKDMEFFERARNTKFLHAKIAAFGSTRRAKNPVEKDANIRALLDAQTPVVTIFGKTWLLHVKEALQISPEQNLTIISDSVVYLKKHGKEVIYDAEHFFDGYKQDKAYAMQTLMAAAKAGAEILVLCDTNGGTLPWEVAELVREVKKNISTPLGIHTHNDSGTAVASSLMAVREGCVQVQGTINGYGERCGNANLCTIIPDLQLKMGYRCVADEQLQHLTSVSRYISELANMKHQKNLPFVGESAFAHKGGVHVSAVMKSALTYEHIVPESVGSVRRVLISDLSGRSNVLFKVKELGMELNEKSPAVQKIVDEIKEMEHFGYSYEDAEGSFELMVKRHTGEMKQFFDLERFKVSIQKDSLEKDARSEALIKIRVGNETEITAAEGDGPINALDKALRKALEKFYPELSEIHLTDYKVRVLDTQNATAAKVRVLIETKNGESSWNTVGVSPDVVEASWKALVDSISYHLLKHKAKEIK; this is encoded by the coding sequence ATGCAACAAATATATCTCTATGATACAACGCTGCGCGACGGCACACAAGGCGAAGAGATCTCTTTCTCTGCCGAAGATAAGATAAAGATTGCCAAACGGCTTGATGTGTTTGGTGTGTCATATATCGAGGGCGGCTGGCCCGGTTCGAATCCGAAGGATATGGAATTTTTCGAACGTGCTCGCAACACTAAGTTTTTGCATGCAAAAATCGCGGCGTTTGGTTCTACACGCCGTGCAAAAAATCCTGTCGAGAAAGATGCGAATATTCGCGCTCTCTTGGATGCACAGACGCCGGTTGTAACAATTTTCGGCAAAACATGGCTGCTCCATGTGAAAGAAGCATTGCAAATTTCACCCGAACAAAATTTAACGATCATTAGCGATTCCGTCGTCTATCTTAAGAAACATGGAAAAGAAGTGATCTACGATGCAGAACATTTCTTCGATGGATATAAACAGGATAAGGCCTATGCCATGCAGACATTAATGGCTGCTGCCAAGGCGGGTGCAGAAATCCTTGTTCTGTGCGATACCAACGGCGGTACCCTGCCGTGGGAAGTAGCAGAATTAGTACGTGAGGTCAAAAAGAATATTTCTACTCCGCTTGGTATTCATACGCACAACGATTCAGGAACCGCTGTCGCAAGTTCATTGATGGCGGTGCGCGAAGGATGTGTGCAAGTTCAGGGAACGATCAACGGTTATGGCGAGCGGTGCGGGAATGCCAACCTCTGCACAATTATTCCCGATCTTCAATTAAAGATGGGATATCGTTGTGTTGCAGATGAACAACTGCAGCACCTTACGAGCGTTTCACGATACATAAGTGAACTGGCAAATATGAAACACCAGAAGAATCTTCCGTTCGTCGGTGAAAGTGCATTTGCCCACAAAGGCGGCGTTCATGTCAGTGCTGTGATGAAATCTGCACTTACCTATGAGCATATCGTACCTGAATCAGTGGGCAGTGTTCGCCGAGTTCTCATTTCAGATCTTTCTGGTCGAAGCAATGTTCTCTTCAAAGTGAAGGAATTAGGCATGGAGCTGAACGAAAAATCTCCAGCCGTGCAGAAAATCGTTGATGAAATCAAAGAGATGGAACACTTCGGCTATAGTTATGAAGATGCCGAAGGATCGTTTGAGTTGATGGTAAAGCGCCATACCGGAGAGATGAAACAATTCTTCGATTTAGAACGATTCAAGGTCAGCATCCAAAAAGATAGTCTTGAAAAGGATGCACGTTCTGAAGCACTTATTAAGATACGCGTAGGCAACGAGACAGAAATCACTGCTGCCGAGGGAGATGGCCCGATTAATGCACTCGATAAAGCGCTGCGAAAAGCTCTTGAAAAATTTTATCCAGAACTCAGTGAAATTCACCTGACTGATTACAAAGTGCGTGTGCTTGATACACAAAATGCAACAGCGGCAAAAGTGCGCGTACTTATTGAGACGAAAAACGGTGAATCATCATGGAATACAGTCGGTGTATCTCCGGACGTGGTTGAAGCAAGCTGGAAAGCTCTGGTTGATTCGATCAGTTATCACTTATTGAAGCACAAGGCAAAAGAGATCAAATAA
- the aroF gene encoding 3-deoxy-7-phosphoheptulonate synthase: MIIVMKAGAAQQEIDRVFEKVQELGFRVHPIYGELRTVIACVGDERGKYRLQALETLDGVENVVPILKPFKLASREWNESRTSITIPAPNETNLPPVVIGNGTIVVMAGPCSVESREQILLSAELVKKAGAKVLRGGAFKPRTSPYAFQGLEEEGLKLLAEAREKTGLLIITEVITPTDVPLVADYADILQVGARNMQNFALLKDIGKLKKPVLLKRGQSSTLKELLMSAEYIMSQGNEQVILCERGIRTFEDYTRNTCDLSAVPALKELSHLPVIVDPSHGTGVRSLVTPLAKAAIAVGADGLIIEVHPHPEAAFSDGAQSLTPEQFGILMEWVRKLAHLENKTV; the protein is encoded by the coding sequence ATGATTATTGTGATGAAAGCAGGTGCAGCCCAGCAGGAAATTGACCGTGTCTTCGAGAAAGTGCAAGAACTTGGATTCCGTGTGCATCCAATTTATGGCGAATTGCGCACCGTGATTGCTTGTGTGGGAGATGAGCGCGGGAAGTACCGATTGCAGGCACTCGAAACACTCGATGGCGTGGAAAATGTTGTCCCGATTTTAAAACCGTTTAAGCTTGCAAGCCGGGAATGGAATGAGTCTCGAACGTCTATTACAATTCCGGCTCCGAATGAAACCAATCTGCCGCCTGTTGTCATTGGTAACGGCACTATTGTTGTGATGGCGGGACCTTGCTCGGTTGAAAGCCGCGAACAAATTCTCCTTTCAGCAGAATTAGTAAAGAAGGCGGGAGCGAAAGTTCTGCGCGGAGGTGCGTTCAAACCACGGACATCACCTTATGCATTTCAAGGTTTAGAAGAAGAAGGATTAAAACTCCTTGCCGAAGCGCGTGAAAAAACCGGGCTGCTTATTATTACAGAAGTAATCACACCGACCGACGTACCGCTCGTGGCAGACTATGCAGACATTTTACAGGTTGGCGCGCGGAACATGCAAAACTTTGCACTGCTGAAAGACATCGGTAAATTAAAGAAACCGGTTCTGCTAAAACGCGGCCAGTCCAGCACATTGAAAGAATTGCTTATGTCGGCAGAATACATTATGTCGCAGGGAAATGAACAAGTCATACTCTGCGAACGAGGCATCAGAACATTTGAAGATTACACCCGCAACACCTGTGATCTCTCAGCGGTGCCGGCTTTGAAAGAGTTGAGTCATCTGCCTGTGATCGTTGATCCAAGTCATGGCACTGGCGTGCGCAGTCTTGTGACACCGCTTGCAAAAGCAGCTATTGCTGTTGGTGCCGATGGACTCATTATTGAAGTGCATCCGCATCCGGAAGCTGCATTTTCGGATGGGGCGCAATCGCTAACACCGGAACAATTTGGAATATTGATGGAGTGGGTTCGCAAGTTAGCACACCTCGAAAACAAAACAGTGTAG
- a CDS encoding 2-isopropylmalate synthase, whose product MENRIYIFDTTLRDGEQSPGCSMNIEEKLRLARQLQLLCVDVIEAGFPIASVGDFEAVKLVAEKIKTCTVAALARTVKLDIDRAWEAIQGAVKPRIHTFIATSDLHLKYKLKKSREQVLQDAVWAVKYAKSLCEEVEFSCEDASRTDINYLYEVVEATIDAGASIINLPDTVGYAIPDEYGAMFRMVRERVPNINKAILSSHCHNDLGLAVANSIAAIQNGVRQVECTLNGIGERAGNASLEEIAMAIKTRHEKLGLKTNIDTEEIYKSSKLLSSLTGMMVQRNKAIVGANAFAHEAGIHQDGVLKSPITYEIMTPQSVGIKHTMLVLGKHSGRHALKQRYTELGYKLSDEELQRAYKLFCEIADQKKEVFDEDLEAILETSSETEEVYHLANIQIVSGTNLRPTATIELQQGDQTIVDSATGDGPVDASYKAIERITGMIGKLTEYSIKSVSLGHDAVGEVFVRVEFDGVLYNGRAASTDILAGSARAYLEALNRALASKKRKEEQPK is encoded by the coding sequence ATGGAAAACCGAATATATATTTTTGACACGACACTGCGCGACGGCGAACAATCTCCCGGCTGTAGTATGAATATTGAAGAAAAGCTTCGTCTCGCCCGTCAACTTCAGCTTCTTTGCGTCGATGTGATCGAGGCAGGATTTCCTATTGCATCTGTCGGCGACTTCGAGGCAGTAAAACTCGTTGCGGAGAAAATAAAAACTTGCACAGTCGCAGCACTTGCCCGTACCGTAAAGCTGGATATTGATCGTGCATGGGAAGCGATTCAAGGAGCGGTCAAGCCGCGTATCCATACGTTTATCGCAACGTCGGATTTGCATTTGAAGTACAAACTGAAGAAATCACGTGAGCAGGTTTTACAAGATGCAGTGTGGGCGGTGAAGTATGCTAAATCGCTATGTGAAGAAGTAGAATTTTCTTGTGAAGATGCCTCCCGTACCGATATTAATTATTTATACGAAGTTGTCGAAGCAACAATTGACGCCGGTGCAAGTATTATCAATCTGCCTGATACCGTCGGGTATGCTATTCCTGATGAATATGGTGCAATGTTTCGTATGGTGCGAGAACGAGTGCCGAATATCAACAAAGCGATTTTGAGCTCACATTGTCATAACGATCTCGGTCTGGCAGTTGCCAATTCTATTGCTGCGATTCAAAATGGTGTACGACAGGTGGAGTGCACTCTGAACGGGATTGGTGAACGTGCGGGCAACGCTTCGTTAGAAGAAATAGCTATGGCTATCAAGACGCGGCACGAAAAACTTGGTCTTAAAACGAATATTGATACAGAGGAGATTTACAAATCAAGTAAATTATTGAGCAGTCTTACCGGTATGATGGTTCAGCGAAATAAAGCAATCGTCGGCGCGAATGCGTTTGCCCACGAAGCCGGCATTCACCAGGATGGAGTGCTCAAGAGCCCTATCACATACGAAATCATGACGCCGCAGTCAGTCGGTATCAAACATACCATGTTGGTGCTTGGAAAACATTCCGGCAGACATGCATTGAAACAGCGATATACTGAATTGGGATACAAATTATCTGACGAAGAGCTCCAGCGCGCCTATAAACTCTTTTGTGAGATAGCCGATCAAAAGAAAGAAGTATTTGATGAGGACCTTGAAGCAATTCTTGAAACCTCCAGTGAAACCGAAGAAGTGTATCATCTTGCGAACATTCAAATCGTCAGCGGTACAAATCTTCGTCCGACTGCAACAATCGAATTACAGCAAGGTGACCAAACAATTGTAGACTCGGCAACAGGTGACGGACCTGTGGACGCTTCTTATAAAGCGATCGAACGTATAACCGGTATGATTGGAAAGCTAACGGAATATTCTATCAAATCTGTTAGCCTTGGTCATGATGCAGTCGGTGAAGTATTTGTGCGCGTTGAGTTTGATGGTGTGTTGTATAACGGCCGCGCCGCAAGTACAGATATTCTTGCCGGGAGTGCGCGAGCATACTTAGAAGCGTTGAACCGGGCCTTGGCATCAAAAAAACGAAAAGAAGAACAGCCAAAATAA
- a CDS encoding amino acid racemase, with the protein MQKVIGIIGGIAPPSTIDYYQKIISGFQEKGKTRQYPSILINSIDMTRMLDLVAKKWYDALVDYLSSEIQKLKDGGADFAAIASNTPHVVFEQLQKRSAIPLISIVDVTVAYAIKLGVKKLGLFGTMSTMQSGFYQAGFSREGIEIITPSLESQNYIHDKYMNEFVKGIFLEETKNAFIDIVLHMIKQNSIEGLILGGTELPFILKEEDFINFKLLNTTEIHVDSILEYAMNYNNHGMK; encoded by the coding sequence ATGCAAAAAGTTATTGGAATTATTGGAGGCATTGCTCCTCCATCGACAATAGATTATTATCAGAAAATAATTTCTGGATTTCAAGAAAAAGGAAAGACCCGTCAGTATCCATCTATATTGATTAATAGTATTGATATGACGCGGATGTTAGACTTGGTTGCAAAAAAATGGTACGACGCATTAGTCGATTATTTAAGTAGTGAGATTCAGAAGCTGAAAGACGGCGGTGCTGATTTTGCAGCGATAGCATCCAACACACCTCACGTTGTTTTTGAACAATTGCAGAAGAGATCTGCTATTCCATTAATCAGTATCGTTGATGTAACGGTCGCGTATGCAATAAAACTCGGTGTCAAAAAGCTTGGACTCTTTGGTACAATGTCCACAATGCAAAGCGGATTTTATCAAGCTGGATTTTCCAGAGAAGGAATAGAGATCATAACACCGTCTTTGGAATCACAAAATTACATTCATGATAAATATATGAATGAGTTTGTGAAGGGAATATTTCTTGAAGAGACAAAGAATGCCTTTATTGACATCGTTCTTCACATGATAAAGCAAAACAGTATAGAAGGTCTGATATTAGGCGGAACGGAATTACCTTTTATCTTAAAAGAAGAGGATTTTATTAATTTCAAATTGTTGAATACAACCGAAATACATGTAGATAGTATTCTTGAATATGCAATGAACTATAATAATCACGGAATGAAATAA
- the leuC gene encoding 3-isopropylmalate dehydratase large subunit, translating to MSQPLTLFQKVWNAHVVAQEKDSPAVLYIDLQLVHEVTSPQAFEGLRRRGLKVRRPDRTVGTMDHSIPTLPPSLRISDELAAKQMRQMEVNAQEFGFRLYGKDHPQRGIVHVIGPELGFTQPGMTIVCGDSHTATHGAFGALAFGIGTSEVEHVLATQCLLQRLPKTMEVRIEGKLSKGVTAKDIILALLAKIGVGGGTGHVIEYTGSTVRSLSMEERMTVCNMSIEGGARAGMMAPDDKTFEFLANREFAPKGDAWEKAMKYWRSLPTDAGAIYDTTVLLDVSNLVPMLTFGTNPGMGLPVTGRIPDPSKMSNASERQTLEKSLQYMGFQPNEPLSGKKIDVVFIGSCTNSRISDLREAARVFLGRKVAPNVRTMVVPGSQEIKRQAEAEGLHKVFIDAGAEWRESGCSMCIAMNGDEIKAGQYAVSTSNRNFEGRQGKGGRTLLASPLTAAAAAVTGKITDVRTLLTD from the coding sequence ATGTCTCAGCCACTCACACTCTTTCAGAAAGTTTGGAACGCACATGTTGTCGCGCAGGAAAAAGATTCCCCTGCGGTTTTGTACATCGATTTACAGCTTGTGCATGAAGTTACTTCACCCCAAGCATTTGAGGGTCTGCGTCGTCGCGGACTCAAAGTGCGGCGTCCGGATAGAACTGTCGGAACAATGGATCATAGTATTCCGACCTTGCCGCCCTCTCTTCGAATTTCAGATGAACTCGCTGCAAAACAAATGCGTCAGATGGAAGTGAATGCACAGGAATTTGGTTTCCGTTTATATGGCAAGGATCATCCGCAGCGCGGTATTGTGCATGTGATCGGACCGGAACTCGGATTTACCCAACCGGGAATGACCATCGTGTGCGGTGACAGCCACACAGCAACGCACGGTGCGTTTGGTGCTCTCGCGTTTGGCATCGGCACAAGCGAAGTCGAACACGTACTTGCGACCCAATGTCTTTTGCAGCGGCTTCCCAAAACAATGGAAGTACGTATTGAAGGAAAACTGAGTAAAGGCGTGACAGCGAAAGATATCATCCTTGCGTTGCTTGCAAAGATTGGCGTCGGCGGCGGCACAGGGCACGTCATTGAATATACCGGATCGACTGTTCGTTCTCTTTCAATGGAGGAACGCATGACCGTCTGCAACATGTCCATCGAAGGCGGTGCTCGTGCAGGTATGATGGCTCCGGACGATAAAACATTTGAATTTCTTGCAAATCGTGAGTTTGCTCCGAAAGGCGATGCATGGGAAAAAGCGATGAAGTACTGGCGTTCCTTGCCAACAGATGCGGGTGCAATATACGATACAACAGTATTGTTGGATGTTTCAAACCTTGTGCCTATGTTGACTTTTGGTACAAATCCGGGCATGGGGTTACCGGTGACAGGACGGATTCCTGATCCATCCAAGATGAGCAATGCGTCAGAGAGGCAGACATTGGAGAAATCGCTTCAGTATATGGGATTTCAACCAAATGAACCTCTTTCCGGAAAAAAGATTGATGTCGTCTTCATCGGGAGCTGTACAAATTCCCGTATCTCTGATTTACGCGAAGCTGCGCGCGTGTTTTTAGGACGCAAAGTTGCACCGAATGTACGCACGATGGTTGTACCTGGCTCCCAGGAAATCAAACGGCAGGCGGAAGCGGAAGGATTGCATAAAGTATTTATTGATGCCGGTGCCGAATGGCGCGAGTCCGGCTGTTCGATGTGCATTGCGATGAATGGAGATGAAATTAAGGCAGGTCAATATGCCGTCTCAACGAGTAATCGCAATTTCGAAGGCCGGCAAGGCAAAGGCGGACGAACTCTTCTCGCTTCTCCGCTGACTGCCGCCGCCGCCGCTGTTACTGGAAAGATCACAGATGTTCGCACATTACTCACGGATTGA
- a CDS encoding methyltransferase domain-containing protein: MNVQTYQWNAIDYAKSSGIQQQWARELIGKLRLKGNEKLLDIGSGDGKVTAEIAGCLPNGSVIGIDSSDAMIALAQSKFSAVVFPNVRFQHEDASRLTFENEFDIVFSNATLHWILDQRPVLQGIYKSLKRGSKILLQMGGRGNAADVLAVFDKLIETNEWHGYFHGFTFPYGFYNAEEYRQWVYEAGFHAKRIELIPKDAVHQDHTDFKAWIRTTWLPYTQRVPDEKREIFIARLANDYIQQHSVDGNGRVHVHMMRLEVEAVKR, translated from the coding sequence ATGAACGTGCAAACCTATCAGTGGAATGCAATTGACTATGCGAAAAGTTCTGGCATCCAGCAGCAATGGGCGCGTGAGCTTATCGGCAAGCTAAGGTTGAAAGGCAACGAAAAGCTTCTTGATATTGGAAGCGGTGACGGTAAAGTCACTGCCGAGATTGCCGGCTGCCTGCCGAATGGATCGGTCATTGGCATTGACAGCTCCGATGCGATGATCGCGCTTGCGCAAAGTAAGTTTTCAGCAGTTGTTTTTCCTAACGTGCGATTTCAACACGAAGATGCAAGCCGGTTAACGTTCGAGAATGAATTCGATATTGTCTTTTCGAATGCGACCTTACATTGGATCCTTGATCAACGTCCTGTATTGCAAGGTATCTATAAAAGCTTAAAGCGTGGTAGTAAAATTCTCTTGCAAATGGGTGGTCGCGGCAATGCGGCGGATGTATTGGCTGTGTTTGATAAATTAATTGAAACAAACGAATGGCATGGGTACTTCCATGGATTTACTTTTCCGTATGGCTTTTACAATGCCGAAGAGTACCGTCAGTGGGTATATGAAGCAGGGTTCCATGCAAAACGTATCGAGCTAATACCCAAGGACGCGGTTCACCAAGACCACACTGATTTTAAAGCGTGGATTCGAACAACATGGCTTCCGTATACGCAGCGGGTACCGGATGAAAAGAGAGAAATTTTTATTGCCCGGTTAGCGAATGATTATATTCAGCAGCATTCCGTTGATGGAAACGGTAGGGTTCATGTTCATATGATGCGGCTTGAAGTCGAAGCCGTGAAACGATAA
- the leuD gene encoding 3-isopropylmalate dehydratase small subunit: MATFTKLTSRVVPLLVDNIDTDQIIPARFLKVTDKNGLGEQLFCDWRYDADGSPKSDFVLNQPHHRGAQVLLAGDNFGCGSSREHAPWALTAFGFRAVISTTIADIFRSNSMKNGLLPIVLTQEEHQQFKEEIQNSPNAEVTIDLEKQRIVFPSGKNATFPIDPFSKFCLLNGVDELEYLRRFSKEVEQYEAKYAK, translated from the coding sequence ATGGCAACATTTACAAAACTTACATCACGCGTCGTTCCACTGCTTGTGGATAATATAGACACAGATCAAATCATTCCAGCGCGATTTCTTAAGGTCACCGATAAGAATGGACTTGGCGAACAGCTGTTTTGCGATTGGCGGTACGATGCCGATGGTTCTCCAAAATCCGATTTTGTGTTGAACCAGCCGCATCATCGTGGAGCGCAGGTGCTTTTAGCGGGAGATAATTTCGGATGCGGTTCATCGCGTGAACATGCGCCGTGGGCACTCACAGCATTCGGATTTCGAGCAGTGATCAGCACGACCATTGCAGATATCTTCCGCAGTAATTCGATGAAGAACGGACTTCTTCCCATCGTTCTCACGCAGGAAGAACACCAGCAGTTCAAAGAAGAAATTCAAAATTCTCCGAATGCCGAAGTGACGATCGATCTTGAAAAACAGCGAATCGTTTTTCCATCCGGAAAAAACGCAACGTTTCCGATCGATCCGTTTTCAAAATTCTGTCTCCTGAACGGCGTCGATGAATTGGAATATTTGCGGCGGTTCAGCAAAGAGGTAGAACAATACGAAGCGAAGTACGCAAAATAA
- the proC gene encoding pyrroline-5-carboxylate reductase — protein MQTKGKELTQKHEDHHHIDRPIAILGAGNMGSALLKGIINAKLTPPKKIIACDVNAEKLKTLASEWKIRTTLSIKEAVKESDILLLCVKPQTLSKVLEVMKESIRHNHLVISIVAGMRIAFIQQMLGTNLGIVRTMPNIAATVDEGAAAVAFGKHVTAEQQKIAKAIFEAVGEVVVVTEDQLDAVTGLSGSGPAYIYMVIEALIDGGVKMGLSRDISTKLAIQTVLGSAKLAKSSGLHPAILRDQVTTPGGTTINAIHELESHGLRSMLIDAVATATRRSEELSKVMNNL, from the coding sequence ATGCAGACCAAGGGAAAAGAATTGACGCAGAAGCATGAGGATCACCATCATATCGATCGGCCGATTGCTATTCTTGGTGCAGGCAATATGGGATCGGCGTTACTGAAGGGTATCATCAACGCAAAATTGACGCCTCCCAAAAAAATTATTGCATGCGACGTCAATGCAGAGAAACTGAAAACCCTTGCATCGGAGTGGAAAATCCGCACAACGCTCAGCATCAAAGAAGCGGTGAAAGAGTCGGATATTTTATTGCTTTGTGTGAAGCCGCAAACACTTTCCAAAGTATTAGAAGTCATGAAAGAGTCGATTCGGCACAACCATCTCGTGATTTCGATTGTCGCTGGCATGCGCATTGCGTTTATTCAACAGATGCTAGGAACGAATCTTGGCATTGTGCGTACGATGCCGAATATTGCTGCGACGGTTGATGAAGGCGCAGCAGCCGTTGCATTCGGAAAGCACGTAACTGCTGAGCAGCAGAAAATTGCAAAAGCCATCTTCGAAGCTGTAGGCGAGGTTGTCGTTGTCACCGAAGATCAACTTGATGCCGTTACCGGTCTCAGCGGCAGCGGTCCGGCATACATTTATATGGTGATTGAAGCCCTGATTGATGGCGGAGTGAAAATGGGATTGTCTCGTGACATTTCCACAAAGCTTGCCATTCAAACAGTTCTCGGCTCGGCAAAGTTGGCAAAATCTTCCGGTTTGCATCCAGCAATTTTGCGCGATCAAGTGACGACGCCCGGTGGAACAACCATAAATGCAATTCACGAACTTGAATCGCATGGCCTTCGCTCGATGTTGATTGATGCCGTTGCTACGGCAACACGAAGGTCGGAAGAATTAAGCAAAGTAATGAATAACTTATAG